In Nocardioides marinus, one DNA window encodes the following:
- a CDS encoding M20/M25/M40 family metallo-hydrolase, which yields MSGLLEEVLDLTRALIRLDTSNAPEAALGRYPGQETPAAELLRDYLTDHGVECELVARDPRRANLVARIPGSGEAPSLAFVGHTDVVPADPRDWTHPPFEARVDDDGWLWGRGAVDMKGEVAGRAVAMARLAREGFRPRGDLWLLAVADEEDGMYDVGMRWLLEQRPDIRPAYAVNEGGGERMRLVDGREVVVLGVGEKGTFPVRVSAVGEAGHASTPTIGDNAVPHLGEVLRRIGRGMPAPERSPLVDRTLEVLLGAVPEDLVDGLARAARMQPLLHDVLPALVGTTMAPTMVGGSSKRNVMPARAWVELDCRILPGTTEADVERAVRERLGSDLRYELDFPEHLVAGSSSPEVSALVEAIEAVQREHGETATLLPLLGTGFTDSVYLRAGAGTTAYGFNPYRATSAEVYAAGFHNADERIHVDDLVHSVRFHEDLARQMLG from the coding sequence GTGAGCGGCCTGCTCGAGGAGGTGCTCGACCTGACCCGGGCCCTGATCCGGCTCGACACCAGCAACGCCCCCGAGGCGGCACTGGGCCGCTACCCCGGCCAGGAGACCCCCGCGGCCGAGCTGTTGCGCGACTACCTCACCGACCACGGCGTCGAGTGCGAGCTGGTCGCCCGCGACCCGCGCCGGGCCAACCTCGTGGCCCGCATCCCCGGCAGTGGGGAGGCCCCCTCGCTGGCCTTCGTCGGGCACACCGACGTGGTGCCCGCCGATCCCCGGGACTGGACCCACCCGCCCTTCGAGGCCCGCGTCGACGACGACGGCTGGCTGTGGGGTCGTGGCGCCGTCGACATGAAGGGCGAGGTCGCCGGCCGGGCCGTCGCCATGGCGCGGCTGGCCCGCGAGGGCTTCCGCCCGCGGGGTGACCTGTGGCTGCTGGCGGTCGCCGACGAGGAGGACGGGATGTACGACGTCGGGATGCGCTGGCTGCTCGAGCAGCGCCCCGACATCCGCCCGGCGTACGCCGTCAACGAGGGCGGCGGTGAGCGGATGCGCCTGGTCGACGGTCGTGAGGTGGTCGTCCTCGGCGTGGGCGAGAAGGGCACCTTCCCCGTGCGCGTCAGCGCCGTCGGCGAGGCCGGCCACGCCTCGACCCCCACCATCGGCGACAACGCCGTGCCGCACCTGGGAGAGGTGCTGCGACGCATCGGGAGGGGCATGCCGGCACCCGAGCGCTCACCCCTGGTCGACCGGACGCTGGAGGTCCTGCTCGGTGCGGTGCCCGAGGACCTGGTGGACGGCCTGGCCCGCGCCGCGCGGATGCAGCCGCTGCTGCACGACGTGCTGCCCGCGCTGGTCGGCACCACGATGGCGCCGACGATGGTCGGCGGCTCGAGCAAGCGCAACGTGATGCCCGCACGGGCCTGGGTCGAGCTCGACTGCCGGATCCTGCCCGGCACCACCGAGGCCGACGTGGAGCGGGCGGTGCGCGAGCGCCTGGGCAGCGACCTGCGCTACGAGCTCGACTTCCCCGAGCACCTCGTGGCGGGCAGCAGCTCCCCGGAGGTCTCGGCCCTGGTCGAGGCGATCGAGGCGGTGCAGCGCGAGCACGGGGAGACCGCCACGCTGCTGCCGCTGCTCGGCACCGGCTTCACCGACTCGGTCTACCTGCGGGCGGGCGCCGGCACCACGGCGTACGGCTTCAACCCCTACCGGGCGACGTCGGCGGAGGTCTATGCCGCCGGGTTCCACAACGCCGACGAGCGGATCCACGTCGACGACCTCGTGCACTCGGTGCGGTTCCACGAGGACCTCGCCCGGCAGATGCTGGGCTGA
- a CDS encoding prolyl oligopeptidase family serine peptidase, which produces MSQPTDAPLAPPTAAARVITRTEHGVVRPDPYAWLAETDSEAVLAHLRAERAYYDAASAHLHSLVEDLASEMTSRVPVEERSPEWSRRRFSYYIEHRAGSEYGAIRRRIRAEQPYSETISVVDPDFTYGLRTTGQADSGPAPDETVLDLDALDAGTGHLEVGLTLVSPDEDLLAYSVDTDGDEVYALAFRDLRTGQDLPERVARSYYGGAWSADSRQFFYTVHDAAYRPHQVWRHAIGTPVEQDVLVLEEPDESFALHLRGTRSGDLVVILAESRSTSETWVVDAHDPQQPPRSVGGRRHGVGYRVEHAPGPHGGELLVLTDDGAQELRLVRAPVPGPEGADHTTWSPVREEDPAERLERLDVVGGHAVLSVRREAEHRLRVLPLDDLAGEGVLVSSRFPCGAVHLARSTDPDADHVIVVDRAHLQPAVWSRVDLATGRLTDVHHQHAPGLDPTAYVTERHRVTSTGGASVPITVVRRRETPLDGTAPALLWAYGAYEYTFEPEFDPALPSLLDRGVVFAHVHVRGGGEGGRRWWLDGRLEHKQHTFDDLLAAADGLDGLVDGTRLATRGLSAGGLLQGAVLSQRPERWRAVVAEVPFVDVVTTMLDASIPLTVNEWEEWGDPRRPEEHAWMLAYSPYDNLPAAGSRPDLLVTGALHDPRVMVHEPAKWVAALRAGDPEWGARCVFRCETGAGAHSGPSGRHAHLHYEAEVLAWVLDRVGAR; this is translated from the coding sequence GTGAGCCAGCCGACCGACGCCCCGCTCGCCCCGCCCACGGCGGCGGCGCGTGTCATCACCCGCACCGAGCACGGCGTCGTGAGGCCCGACCCGTACGCCTGGCTGGCGGAGACCGACTCCGAGGCCGTGCTGGCCCACCTGAGGGCCGAACGGGCCTACTACGACGCTGCGTCTGCGCATCTGCACTCCCTGGTGGAGGACCTGGCCTCCGAGATGACCTCGCGGGTGCCGGTGGAGGAACGGTCACCGGAGTGGAGCCGTCGACGGTTTTCCTACTACATCGAGCACCGTGCCGGTAGTGAGTACGGCGCGATTCGACGCAGAATCCGCGCCGAACAGCCATATTCTGAGACGATTTCCGTTGTAGATCCAGATTTTACCTACGGTTTACGCACAACGGGGCAGGCCGACAGCGGTCCGGCCCCCGACGAGACCGTGCTCGACCTGGACGCCCTCGACGCCGGCACCGGCCACCTCGAGGTCGGCCTGACGCTGGTCAGCCCCGACGAGGACCTGCTGGCCTACTCCGTCGACACCGACGGGGACGAGGTCTACGCCCTGGCCTTCCGCGACCTGCGCACCGGGCAGGACCTGCCCGAACGGGTCGCGCGCAGCTACTACGGCGGCGCCTGGAGCGCCGACTCGCGGCAGTTCTTCTACACCGTCCACGACGCCGCCTACCGGCCCCACCAGGTCTGGCGCCACGCCATCGGCACGCCCGTCGAGCAGGACGTCCTGGTGCTGGAGGAGCCCGACGAGTCCTTCGCCCTGCACCTGCGCGGCACCCGCAGCGGCGACCTGGTCGTGATCCTCGCCGAGAGCCGCAGCACCAGCGAGACCTGGGTCGTCGACGCGCACGACCCGCAGCAGCCGCCCCGCTCGGTCGGCGGGCGCCGGCACGGGGTGGGCTACCGCGTCGAGCACGCGCCCGGCCCGCACGGCGGTGAGCTGCTGGTGCTGACCGACGACGGCGCGCAGGAGCTGCGGCTGGTCCGGGCCCCGGTGCCCGGCCCCGAGGGCGCCGACCACACGACGTGGTCGCCCGTGCGCGAGGAGGACCCCGCCGAGCGGCTGGAGCGGCTCGACGTGGTCGGCGGGCACGCCGTGCTGAGCGTGCGTCGCGAGGCCGAGCACCGGCTGCGCGTCCTGCCCCTGGACGACCTCGCCGGCGAGGGCGTGCTGGTCTCCAGCCGCTTCCCCTGCGGAGCGGTGCACCTGGCACGCAGCACCGACCCCGACGCCGACCACGTGATCGTGGTCGACCGGGCGCACCTGCAGCCCGCGGTGTGGTCGAGGGTGGACCTGGCCACGGGCCGGCTCACCGACGTGCACCACCAGCACGCCCCGGGCCTCGACCCCACGGCCTACGTGACCGAGCGGCACCGGGTCACCTCGACCGGCGGGGCCTCGGTCCCGATCACCGTCGTACGCCGCCGGGAGACGCCGCTCGACGGCACCGCCCCGGCGCTGCTGTGGGCCTACGGCGCCTACGAGTACACCTTCGAGCCGGAGTTCGACCCGGCGCTGCCGAGCCTGCTGGACCGCGGGGTCGTCTTCGCGCACGTGCACGTGCGCGGCGGCGGGGAGGGCGGTCGACGCTGGTGGCTCGACGGGAGGCTGGAGCACAAGCAGCACACCTTCGACGACCTGCTGGCCGCGGCCGACGGGCTCGACGGGCTGGTCGACGGCACCCGGCTGGCGACCCGCGGCCTCAGCGCGGGCGGGCTGCTGCAGGGCGCGGTGCTCAGCCAGCGTCCCGAGCGGTGGCGGGCGGTCGTGGCCGAGGTGCCCTTCGTCGACGTCGTCACGACCATGCTCGACGCGAGCATCCCGTTGACCGTCAACGAGTGGGAGGAGTGGGGCGACCCGCGTCGGCCCGAGGAGCACGCCTGGATGCTGGCCTACTCGCCCTACGACAACCTGCCGGCGGCGGGCTCGCGCCCCGACCTCCTGGTCACCGGGGCCCTGCACGACCCCCGCGTGATGGTGCACGAGCCGGCCAAGTGGGTGGCAGCGCTGCGGGCCGGCGACCCGGAGTGGGGCGCGCGGTGCGTGTTCCGCTGCGAGACCGGCGCGGGGGCGCACAGCGGCCCGTCGGGCCGGCACGCGCACCTGCACTACGAGGCCGAGGTCCTCGCGTGGGTCCTGGACCGGGTGGGTGCCCGGTGA
- a CDS encoding ABC transporter substrate-binding protein, giving the protein MACGAALLAPLATGLATTPAAAGGEDPVRFTVAMLNEVDSFNPFLGIEVESYEMWALTYDYLIDFDVDDLSVGPALATSWETSEDGLEWTFTLRDDVTWSDGEVLDAEDVAYTYGEVIDRGPGSATWRSWLSGVTAVEATDPTTVVLTLERPNSVLPMLPIPILPEHVWGDITDEEMRSFAAEPADGRPVVGSGPFRLVEGTAGGSTYRFEANDDYWKGAPHVDELVFRVFKSEDPAVQALIKGEVDYVEGISALQVKALEGRAGVTAQNADTPGFDEISFNAGSVDLDTGEPIGDANPAVLDPAFRFALSLAVDRQQLVDTVYQGAGRTGSTIIPPGYPTFHWEPPAEDLAHDPERAAALLDEAGYTVGADGLRTLPDGSPLGTLRLFARADSSTSTDVMAYFAEWLADLGIVSEVTTVESSKLTDVILAGEFDAFEWGWFVDADPTSMLSYMTCDQRGGWSDSWYCDEEYDALFEQQGSELDAAARAGQIQQMQQILFEDAPYIVTAYNTTGQAVRSDRFACLLNQPAPSGAWLFQLGTHSYRSLRPAAEADDCDGRTTATRAADAETSEGLGTGALVGGGALVVLIAAGVVVALRRRGSVEDRE; this is encoded by the coding sequence GTGGCCTGCGGCGCCGCCCTGCTGGCCCCGCTGGCCACCGGGCTGGCCACGACACCGGCCGCGGCCGGCGGCGAGGACCCGGTGCGCTTCACCGTCGCGATGCTCAACGAGGTCGACAGCTTCAACCCGTTCCTCGGCATCGAGGTCGAGTCCTACGAGATGTGGGCGCTGACCTACGACTACCTCATCGACTTCGACGTCGACGACCTCAGCGTGGGCCCCGCCCTGGCCACCTCCTGGGAGACCAGCGAGGACGGCCTGGAGTGGACCTTCACCCTGCGCGACGACGTCACCTGGTCCGACGGCGAGGTGCTGGACGCCGAGGACGTCGCCTACACCTACGGCGAGGTCATCGACCGGGGTCCCGGCTCGGCCACCTGGCGCTCCTGGCTCTCGGGCGTGACCGCGGTCGAGGCCACCGACCCCACCACGGTGGTCCTGACCCTGGAGCGGCCCAACAGCGTGCTCCCGATGCTGCCGATCCCGATCCTGCCCGAGCACGTGTGGGGCGACATCACCGACGAGGAGATGCGCTCCTTCGCGGCCGAGCCGGCCGACGGCCGGCCGGTGGTGGGCTCCGGTCCCTTCCGGCTGGTCGAGGGCACGGCGGGCGGCTCGACGTACCGCTTCGAGGCCAACGACGACTACTGGAAGGGGGCCCCGCACGTCGACGAGCTGGTCTTCCGCGTGTTCAAGAGCGAGGACCCGGCGGTCCAGGCGCTCATCAAGGGCGAGGTCGACTACGTGGAGGGCATCTCGGCGCTGCAGGTCAAGGCGCTGGAGGGGCGCGCCGGCGTGACGGCCCAGAACGCCGACACCCCGGGCTTCGACGAGATCTCGTTCAACGCAGGGTCCGTGGACCTGGACACCGGTGAGCCGATCGGCGATGCCAACCCCGCGGTGCTCGACCCGGCGTTCCGCTTCGCCCTCAGCCTCGCGGTCGACCGCCAGCAGCTCGTCGACACCGTCTACCAGGGCGCCGGCCGCACGGGCTCGACCATCATCCCGCCGGGCTACCCCACCTTCCACTGGGAGCCTCCGGCCGAGGACCTCGCCCACGACCCCGAGCGCGCCGCGGCCCTGCTCGACGAGGCGGGCTACACCGTGGGGGCCGACGGGCTGCGCACCCTGCCCGACGGCTCGCCGCTCGGCACACTGCGGCTCTTCGCCCGCGCCGACTCCTCCACCTCCACCGACGTGATGGCCTACTTCGCCGAGTGGCTCGCCGACCTGGGCATCGTGTCCGAGGTCACCACCGTGGAGTCCTCCAAGCTCACCGACGTGATCCTCGCCGGCGAGTTCGACGCCTTCGAGTGGGGCTGGTTCGTCGACGCGGACCCGACGTCGATGCTCAGCTACATGACCTGCGACCAGCGGGGCGGGTGGTCGGACTCCTGGTACTGCGACGAGGAGTACGACGCCCTCTTCGAGCAGCAGGGCTCCGAGCTCGACGCCGCGGCGCGCGCCGGGCAGATCCAGCAGATGCAGCAGATCCTCTTCGAGGACGCGCCGTACATCGTGACCGCCTACAACACCACCGGCCAGGCCGTGCGCAGCGACCGCTTCGCCTGCCTGCTCAACCAGCCCGCGCCCTCGGGTGCCTGGCTCTTCCAGCTCGGCACGCACTCCTACCGCTCCCTGCGACCGGCCGCCGAGGCGGACGACTGCGACGGACGGACCACCGCCACGCGCGCCGCCGACGCCGAGACCTCCGAGGGGCTCGGGACCGGCGCGCTGGTCGGCGGCGGTGCGCTCGTCGTCCTCATCGCTGCCGGGGTGGTGGTCGCACTGCGTCGGCGGGGCAGCGTCGAGGACCGGGAGTGA
- a CDS encoding ABC transporter permease, with protein sequence MTLTAGPEVAALAPTRRRLGGGYAGYAATKGLGALASLGFVLVVNFFLFRVLPGDPARTLGRGRFTTAEQVEDFNATYGLDQPLPQQFWTYLTTTLSGDLGISLRYRVPVSELILDRIGPTLLLVGSSTVLAALIGIWIGVRAAWARGRAFDRFSTSTSLTLYSMPEWWLGLLLIATLAVGPGPLPGLFPTGGLHSVDADPWSLAGVADTAHHLALPVLTLTLAYLADYALVMRSSLLEEVRSDYLVTARAKGLRDAAVRDRHAVPNALLPTTTVVALNFGFVVAGAITVETVFSIPGLGLLATEALEIPDFWVLQGTFLVAATCVILANLAANLLYGVLDPRVRT encoded by the coding sequence GTGACGCTGACCGCCGGCCCCGAGGTCGCCGCGCTCGCCCCCACCCGGCGGCGCCTCGGCGGGGGCTACGCCGGGTACGCCGCCACGAAGGGGCTGGGCGCGCTGGCCAGCCTCGGGTTCGTGCTGGTCGTCAACTTCTTCCTCTTCCGGGTGCTCCCGGGCGACCCCGCCCGGACCCTGGGCCGTGGCCGCTTCACCACCGCGGAGCAGGTCGAGGACTTCAACGCCACCTACGGGCTCGACCAGCCGCTGCCGCAGCAGTTCTGGACCTACCTGACCACCACGCTCTCGGGCGACCTGGGCATCTCGCTGCGCTACCGGGTGCCCGTCTCCGAGCTCATCCTCGACCGGATCGGCCCGACGCTGCTGCTGGTGGGGAGCTCGACGGTGCTCGCGGCCCTCATCGGCATCTGGATCGGGGTCCGTGCCGCCTGGGCGCGCGGCAGGGCGTTCGACCGGTTCTCCACCAGCACCTCGCTGACGCTCTACTCCATGCCGGAGTGGTGGCTGGGCCTGCTGCTCATCGCCACCCTGGCGGTCGGGCCCGGGCCCCTGCCCGGCCTCTTCCCCACCGGCGGGCTGCACTCGGTCGACGCGGACCCGTGGAGCCTGGCCGGGGTCGCCGACACCGCCCACCACCTCGCCCTGCCGGTGCTGACGCTGACGCTGGCCTACCTCGCCGACTACGCCCTGGTGATGCGCAGCTCGTTGCTGGAGGAGGTGCGCAGCGACTACCTGGTCACCGCACGCGCCAAGGGCCTGCGCGACGCCGCGGTGCGTGACCGCCACGCCGTCCCCAACGCGCTGCTGCCGACGACGACCGTCGTGGCCCTCAACTTCGGCTTCGTGGTCGCGGGGGCGATCACCGTCGAGACGGTCTTCTCGATCCCGGGGCTGGGCCTGCTGGCCACCGAGGCCCTGGAGATCCCGGACTTCTGGGTCCTGCAGGGCACCTTCCTGGTCGCCGCGACCTGCGTGATCCTGGCCAACCTCGCCGCCAACCTGCTCTACGGCGTGCTGGACCCGCGGGTGCGCACGTGA
- a CDS encoding ABC transporter permease subunit encodes MSATVAVARQRRRAAWSAGWAEFRQQRAGLVGAAVLLGFVLIALLAPVLADADGLSVTRAQGGVLEAPSGEFWLGTDDNGRSVLTLLVWGARVSLLVGLLATVISMVIGTLVGLLSGYFGGWPGGILFRLTEWFLVLPFLPLAIVLASVLGRSLLNIALVIGVTSWTSTALLVRSQTLSIKERGFLDRARGLGAGHGHLLRRHVLPNVAPLVFANTALTVALAILAETTLAFLGLGDPTRVSWGSMLQDAFRVGAITTGSWWFIVPPGVCVALVVLAFTLVGQALESVLDPRLRQP; translated from the coding sequence GTGAGCGCCACGGTGGCCGTGGCCCGGCAGCGCCGGCGGGCCGCGTGGTCGGCGGGCTGGGCGGAGTTCCGCCAGCAGCGCGCGGGCCTGGTCGGTGCGGCCGTCCTGCTCGGCTTCGTGCTGATCGCCCTCCTCGCGCCGGTGCTGGCCGACGCCGACGGGCTCTCGGTGACCCGCGCCCAGGGCGGCGTGCTCGAGGCGCCGTCGGGCGAGTTCTGGCTCGGCACCGACGACAACGGGCGCTCGGTCCTGACCCTGCTGGTCTGGGGCGCCCGGGTGAGCCTGCTGGTGGGGCTGCTGGCCACGGTCATCTCGATGGTGATCGGCACCCTGGTCGGTCTGCTGTCGGGCTACTTCGGGGGGTGGCCGGGGGGCATCCTGTTCCGCCTCACCGAGTGGTTCCTGGTGCTGCCGTTCCTGCCGCTGGCGATCGTGCTGGCCAGCGTGCTGGGACGCTCCCTGCTGAACATCGCGCTGGTCATCGGCGTCACCTCGTGGACCAGCACCGCCCTGCTGGTGCGCAGCCAGACGCTGTCGATCAAGGAGCGCGGCTTCCTGGACCGGGCCCGCGGCCTGGGCGCCGGTCACGGCCACCTGCTGCGCCGGCACGTGCTGCCCAACGTGGCCCCGCTGGTCTTCGCCAACACGGCGCTGACGGTCGCGCTGGCGATCCTGGCCGAGACGACCCTGGCCTTCCTCGGGCTGGGCGACCCGACCCGGGTCAGCTGGGGGTCGATGCTCCAGGACGCCTTCCGGGTCGGCGCGATCACGACCGGCTCGTGGTGGTTCATCGTCCCGCCCGGGGTGTGCGTGGCGCTGGTCGTGCTGGCGTTCACGCTGGTGGGCCAGGCGCTCGAGTCGGTCCTCGACCCCCGGTTGAGGCAGCCATGA
- a CDS encoding ABC transporter ATP-binding protein, which produces MSAPETPLLQLRDLHVTYRSTGPAGGGGAPARAVRGVDLQVRRGRVLGIAGESGCGKSTLASTVLRLQPASAVVEGEVLLQGRDVLTMRWGDLRAVRWAGASIVFQGALHSLNPVHRIGDQIAEPITLHEPSVPAAEVRARVAELLEQVGLPASRASAYPHQLSGGQRQRVMIAMALACRPDLVVADEPTTALDVMVQAQVLALLSRLTRDLDVGMVVISHDLSVLADLCDEIAVMYAGRIVEQGPAADVVAAALHPYARALCAAFPRIGDPASRYAPAGLPGDPPDPRDVPPGCSFAPRCPLADDDCRAQDPGLVEHRPGRLAACLKLEGAPRD; this is translated from the coding sequence ATGAGCGCCCCCGAGACGCCGCTGCTGCAGCTGCGCGACCTGCACGTCACCTACCGCTCGACCGGGCCCGCGGGTGGGGGCGGTGCTCCTGCCCGCGCCGTGCGCGGGGTCGACCTTCAGGTGCGTCGCGGCCGGGTCCTCGGCATCGCCGGTGAGTCCGGCTGCGGCAAGTCGACGCTCGCCAGCACCGTCCTGCGGCTGCAACCGGCCAGCGCCGTGGTCGAGGGCGAAGTGCTGCTGCAGGGGCGCGACGTGCTGACCATGCGGTGGGGCGACCTGCGCGCGGTGCGCTGGGCGGGGGCCTCCATCGTCTTCCAGGGCGCCCTGCACTCCCTCAACCCGGTGCACCGCATCGGCGACCAGATCGCCGAGCCGATCACGCTGCACGAGCCCTCGGTCCCGGCGGCCGAGGTGCGCGCGCGGGTCGCCGAGCTGCTCGAGCAGGTCGGCCTCCCGGCCTCGCGGGCCTCGGCGTACCCCCACCAGCTCTCGGGCGGGCAGCGGCAGCGCGTCATGATCGCGATGGCACTGGCCTGCCGCCCCGACCTGGTGGTGGCCGACGAGCCCACCACCGCCCTGGACGTCATGGTGCAGGCGCAGGTGCTGGCCCTGCTGAGCCGGCTGACCCGCGACCTCGACGTCGGGATGGTGGTCATCAGCCACGACCTCTCGGTGCTCGCCGACCTGTGCGACGAGATCGCGGTGATGTACGCCGGCCGCATCGTCGAGCAGGGGCCCGCCGCCGACGTGGTGGCGGCCGCGCTGCACCCCTACGCCCGCGCGCTGTGCGCGGCGTTCCCGCGGATCGGCGACCCGGCCTCCCGCTACGCGCCCGCGGGTCTGCCCGGCGACCCGCCGGACCCACGCGACGTGCCACCGGGCTGCTCGTTCGCGCCGCGCTGCCCGTTGGCCGACGACGACTGCCGGGCGCAGGACCCCGGGCTCGTCGAGCACCGGCCGGGACGCCTGGCCGCCTGCCTGAAGCTGGAAGGAGCGCCCCGTGACTGA
- a CDS encoding oligopeptide/dipeptide ABC transporter ATP-binding protein — MTESRTLEARGVSVEFRTRAGGRSGARSVALDGADLSLRSGEILALVGESGSGKTTLARTLVGLQQPTSGEVLLDGTPIGRGAKALRPLRREVQMVLQDPAGALNPRHTVYDSVAEGLRLHDVPRAAGRPEHELVAEALAAAGLRPPEQLFLRYPHELSGGQRQRVLIAGALALQPRLLVADEPVSALDASIRGEVLSLLLRLRESRGLGVLVVTHDLGLAWNIADRIAVMYLGRVVECGPTEEVLADPRHPYTRALLSVVPESRNLEPVVLRGEVPDPTAIPTGCRFHPRCPALADGTAQAAGVADDCVRTPLPVLPDDRGHLAACHLR, encoded by the coding sequence GTGACTGAGTCCCGCACCCTGGAGGCCCGGGGGGTAAGCGTGGAGTTCCGCACCCGCGCGGGGGGCCGCTCCGGGGCTCGCTCGGTGGCGCTGGACGGTGCCGACCTGTCGCTGCGCTCCGGGGAGATCCTCGCGCTGGTCGGCGAGTCCGGGTCGGGCAAGACCACGCTCGCACGCACGTTGGTCGGGCTGCAGCAGCCGACCAGCGGGGAGGTGCTGCTCGACGGCACGCCGATCGGACGGGGGGCCAAGGCCCTGCGTCCGCTGCGTCGCGAGGTGCAGATGGTGCTGCAGGACCCCGCCGGGGCGTTGAACCCCCGGCACACGGTCTACGACTCGGTCGCCGAGGGCCTGCGGCTGCACGACGTGCCGCGGGCCGCCGGGCGCCCGGAGCACGAGCTGGTCGCCGAGGCGCTGGCCGCGGCCGGCCTGCGCCCGCCGGAGCAGCTGTTCCTCCGCTACCCGCACGAGCTGTCCGGCGGGCAGCGGCAGCGGGTGCTCATCGCGGGCGCGCTGGCGTTGCAGCCGCGGCTGCTGGTCGCCGACGAGCCGGTCTCGGCGCTGGACGCCTCGATCCGCGGCGAGGTGCTCTCGCTGCTGCTGCGGCTGCGCGAGAGCCGCGGCCTCGGGGTGCTGGTCGTCACCCACGACCTCGGGCTGGCATGGAACATCGCGGACCGGATCGCGGTGATGTACCTCGGCCGAGTCGTGGAGTGCGGTCCCACCGAGGAGGTCCTGGCGGACCCCCGGCACCCCTACACCCGCGCACTGCTCTCGGTGGTGCCCGAGTCGCGCAACCTCGAGCCGGTCGTGCTGCGCGGGGAGGTCCCGGACCCGACGGCGATCCCGACGGGCTGCCGTTTCCACCCCCGCTGCCCCGCCCTCGCCGACGGTACGGCGCAGGCGGCCGGGGTCGCCGACGACTGCGTCCGCACCCCGCTGCCGGTCCTGCCCGACGACCGCGGCCACCTGGCGGCCTGCCACCTGCGATGA
- a CDS encoding PadR family transcriptional regulator: protein MTTREPARPVTGYAVLGLLSLRPWTTYELAQQVRRSLHWFWTRAERRIYEEPKRLVDHGWVEAVEGWTGRRRHTTYAITEAGREALAAWLGTPAQVRTVEDEAMLRVFFADGGTLDQLRARLDELAEVTRERLEELATMTEQLLVDGGAFPDRLHLQALALRRHVDQEVDTLAWATWARRQTERWSSTTDPVGWDARRVLREVLTDARG from the coding sequence ATGACCACGCGTGAGCCGGCCCGCCCCGTCACCGGCTACGCCGTCCTCGGGCTGCTCTCGCTACGGCCCTGGACGACCTACGAGCTGGCCCAGCAGGTGCGCCGCAGCCTGCACTGGTTCTGGACCCGGGCCGAGCGGCGGATCTACGAGGAGCCCAAGCGCCTGGTGGACCACGGCTGGGTCGAGGCGGTCGAGGGGTGGACGGGCAGGCGGCGGCACACGACCTACGCCATCACCGAGGCCGGGCGGGAGGCGCTGGCGGCCTGGCTCGGAACGCCGGCGCAGGTCCGCACTGTCGAGGACGAGGCGATGCTGCGGGTCTTCTTCGCCGACGGCGGGACGCTCGACCAGCTGCGGGCGCGACTCGACGAGCTGGCGGAGGTGACCCGGGAGCGGCTCGAGGAGCTGGCGACGATGACCGAGCAGCTGCTCGTCGACGGCGGGGCCTTCCCCGACCGGCTGCACCTGCAGGCGCTCGCCCTGCGCCGTCACGTCGACCAGGAGGTCGACACCCTGGCCTGGGCCACGTGGGCTCGTCGACAGACCGAGCGCTGGTCGTCGACGACCGACCCGGTCGGCTGGGACGCGCGCCGCGTGCTGCGCGAGGTGCTCACCGACGCGCGCGGCTGA
- a CDS encoding PIG-L deacetylase family protein: MSHSPGAPTRLLVAVAHPDDETFGCGGLLLHAAATGTDTYVVCATRGEAGEGGTGDEPLGVVRERELHRAAAVLGVREVTLLAHRDSGMSGEPEPGTLAALDPDALAAELEAHVARVRPEVVVTLDASDGHRDHEVMRDAAVAAATAAGVPRVHLVCLARSSMVRWVEHQRAEHPDREHLAVEDVELGTPDDLVTATIDVSAHRARLAEAMAEHASQDSPYDGLPEELASDFLDTVRLRTVRDTCSGGTRGRWWDHRRPGWVETVVR; the protein is encoded by the coding sequence ATGAGCCACTCCCCCGGAGCCCCCACCCGCCTGCTGGTCGCGGTCGCGCACCCTGACGACGAGACCTTCGGCTGCGGCGGACTGCTGCTGCACGCGGCCGCCACCGGCACCGACACCTACGTCGTGTGCGCCACGCGCGGCGAGGCCGGCGAGGGCGGGACCGGCGACGAGCCTCTCGGGGTCGTCCGCGAGCGCGAGCTGCACCGGGCGGCGGCCGTTCTCGGCGTACGCGAGGTGACGCTGCTGGCGCACCGCGACTCCGGCATGAGCGGAGAGCCGGAGCCGGGCACCCTGGCGGCGCTCGACCCGGACGCGCTCGCCGCCGAGTTGGAGGCACACGTCGCGCGAGTCCGCCCGGAGGTGGTGGTCACGCTCGACGCCAGCGACGGGCACCGCGACCACGAGGTGATGCGGGACGCGGCGGTCGCCGCCGCGACGGCCGCCGGTGTGCCGCGGGTGCACCTGGTCTGCCTGGCCCGGTCCTCGATGGTCCGCTGGGTCGAGCACCAGCGCGCCGAGCATCCCGACCGCGAGCACCTGGCCGTCGAGGACGTCGAGCTCGGCACCCCCGACGACCTGGTCACCGCGACGATCGACGTGTCCGCCCACCGTGCCCGGCTGGCCGAGGCGATGGCCGAGCACGCGTCGCAGGACTCGCCCTACGACGGGCTGCCGGAGGAGCTGGCCTCGGACTTCCTCGACACCGTCCGGCTGCGCACCGTCCGCGACACGTGCTCTGGGGGCACCCGCGGTCGCTGGTGGGACCACCGCCGTCCCGGGTGGGTGGAGACCGTCGTACGGTGA